Proteins encoded in a region of the Kwoniella shivajii chromosome 3, complete sequence genome:
- a CDS encoding riboflavin synthase, alpha subunit encodes MFTGLIEHTSTVSKINDPSTSNHDQTKFEHDVDKGGFTMTISDSESILDDCQIGDSICVNGACLTVTEFNKDSFVVGLAPETLSRTNLGKLNIGDKVNCERAMSGKTRFGGHMVQGHVDSTATIISRVPDGDSIRYSFQFPSETTLLPYVIEKGYVTLDGASLTITFVDDAKRSFGIMLIAHSQEKLTLTNKKEGDTVNVEVDCVGKYVLGSTSRIEGLIERAVEKKLKEKGLI; translated from the exons ATGTTCACAGGTTta ATCGAACATACATCGACAGTATCAAAGATAAACGATCCATCGACATCaaatcatgatcaaacaaAATTCGAACACGATGTGGATAAAGGGGGATTTACAATGACCatttcagattcagaatctATTTTAGATGATTGTCAAATAGGAGATTCGATTTGTGTTAATGGTGCTTGTTTGACCGTTACTGAATTCAATAAAGATTCATTCGTCGTTGGATTAGCTCCTGAGACTTTATCAAGGACGAATTTGGGTAAATTGAATATCGGTGATAAAGTTAATTGTGAAAGAGCTATGAGTGGTAAAACCAGATTTGGTGGTCATATGGTTCAA GGCCACGTCGATTCAACAGCTACTATCATCTCTCGTGTGCCAGATGGCGATTCAATTCGATACTCATTCCAATTCCCATCTGAAACAACTTTACTTCCTTATGTGATCGAAAAAGGTTATGTGACACTCGATGGAGCTTCTTTGACAATCACTTTTGTCGATGACGCAAAAAGGTCATTTGGGATCATGTTGATCGCTCATTCACAAGAAAAGTTGACTTTGACGAATAAGAAAGAAGGCGACACAGTCAACGTAGAAGTTGATTGTGTAGGTAAGTATGTTCTGGGCAGTACGAGTAGGATAGAAGGTTTGATCGAAAGAGCTgtagagaagaaattgaaggaaaagggTTTGATATAG